A segment of the Paramisgurnus dabryanus chromosome 5, PD_genome_1.1, whole genome shotgun sequence genome:
TTTCATCATcaagacacatgacaagacacatggtgcacatggttcacatgacgcaatgaacacatattttaaaaaacgacGAGCAACACTCATGACACTGCGAACACATATTTTAGTGATAGTATCAGTCTCTCTAGCCGATATGAGGTttgggttttacagccctttcTTCATAGTATCTGAAAAAGCAGTGGATTACGActgatcttggatttgcgcttTTCGAACCTTGCACTCTACAAGATGTTGTTCAAAAAGTTGACGCAAAAACGCATCAACTGCCTTGAGTTGTGGAACGTATATATTGTACTCGACTGCCTCAAAAGCGAGATTCGAGACAAGATGTCCTAGTCCACACAGACAAGTCTGCGACAGTTGTGTATATAAACCGCGAATGTGGTCTGCGCTCTTATCACATGTCACAACTCGCCTTCAACCTCCTCTTGTGGAGTtcgaagcatctgaggtcccttcacTGTCCACATTCTGGGTTTGCTCAATGTAGCGGCCGACGCCCTCTTACGAGCAGCGTGACCTGGTCGGTGGTGACTCCAACCCCACATGGTCCACCTGATCTGGAGACCTTTTGGCGGAGCACAGGTAGACCCGTTTGTCTCCCCAGAGATGACCCACTGCCACTCTCTGACAGGGGAAACACTCGGTTCAGATGCACTGGCACACAGCAGGCCAGGTTCTTCGCAAGTATGCGTGTCCCCCAGTGAGCCTGCATCGACACTGTCCAAAGTCAGAGAGGATGAGGAGCACATCCTGCTGGTGGCTCCATATTGGCCCATGGTTCCCGGAACAATATGGCACCTCAAGAGGTAGTTAATACCATCGCCTCAGCTTAGGCACCATCCACGAGATGTGTTTATGCGCTGAAATGAAACCTGTTTGTGGACTGGTGTTCCTCCCTTCAAGAGGACCCCCCCAGATGCCCGATCAACGTCGTGCTTTTTTTCCTTTAGCAGCAACAGGAGAGGAAGCTGTCCCCCTCCACCATCAAAGTGTACATTGCTGCTATGTCCGCTCACCATTAGGTTCCTTAGAGGAGCAAGGAGAATAAATCCACCttgccctccctctattcccgTATGGGACTTGGCCATGTTGCTGAAAGCTCTCCAGCGTGCTCCTTTTTGGGCTACATGCCCATGGTTCCCACccctcctttcagagatcaggtggtgagcctGCAAGTGCTGCCCCCGGAAGAGGCAGACCCAGCCTTAGCTTTGTTCTGTCCCGTACGTGCATAGACTGAACAcaaagctttaggacctcagaccagctctttgtctgttacAGAGGACAGCAGCGTctccaagcagaggatgtcccactGGATAGTGGACACTATTGCCCTTGCCTATCGGATGCAAGGGGCACCGTGCCCATTTAACTTGATGGCACAATCCACAAGGAGTATCCTCTTGGGCATTGGCTTGCAGTTCCTTGCTGACAGACATTTGTAGAGCTGcgggctgggcgacacctaacacGTTTACTAGGTGTTCTTACCTCAAACCGTTGGAAACACTGCGAGCCCCGGCTCGTGTTTTAGCTTGCAGCGTAATTATAGTGCTAATTTAGTGCCTTAAATccttttttaaagaaaagtagAATTTTGTACTTCTCCAACGCCCTTGGCAGCCAGACGTAGCATTTGCTGACAGCCTTTTCATCTGCTGAATTTTTAAAAACTTGTGTTAAGGCCTGGCGTCCATATGAGCGACCTCTACATGCGGTTCCTATGTGTAATATCTGTGGGATTAAAATCTAAACCGTTTCGTCGCCACAGCTTGCTGTACCATTGCTAAGTCAGCCGGGCAACAGATGCttggctttctcagcgaaaagagtTGATTATGCATTGCACCTTCCTCTTGTTTTTACATGAGCCGGCAGATGCAAATATCGTATGCCAACATTCATGGGCTATTTGTAAGTTTTTAGAACCAGATAGGTCTCTCCAGCGAGTTGGCAAAatgtcggtcacgacgtgatgtctccgttcccttccttcaagGAACAAGgcttacatatgtaaccgagacattgggtctcattcactaatacGTTTTCGTATTTACGCACACTTGAACTTCTCATGAAAACGTTCCGCCTAATTCACAATATGTGCGTGCATCTTCTTTATATGTGTAGAAAAAATAACTAGGCTATTAtgatgtataatataatgtatataaaaataatatagatcatgtataataatatataatacagaaaatattataatataaaattattatagcGTACGTGATTATTGCGTACGAGTGGTTTTaagttttcttgaatttttgcatacattttgaAGAAATTTTGTTGAATCACGATTTGTTCCTGAAAACATctgtgaatgagacccattgtcttgttactaaaatcaatgtaTGAATTAAGGATCACTGTTCCAGGTAAACTACCATAATTTCTTCACAGTAGCATGAATTAGAGATAACCCAaaatggattaaaaaaaaatgatgcagTATCATACATGATGAAAATGAATGAACCAACAAACAACCATGAATATGGAAAATTAcacaattttcttttttaatagtattctttttccactcttttttattttctttagtaGCAATACTAAACATTAACATTTCCCAAAAAGTTTTCATCAGTACATTGTAATCTGTGATCTGTGTAATTCATGTTTCCTCTTTCAAATGGTTAATTAATTAACTACATTGCTTTCATACTGTGACTTCCAGCCAGCTTGCTAATTGCCAAAactgcttttattttttattattatttttgtgttacTCACATGCTATTATATGCCATAAGATTATGTCAGAACCTTctggacttcagtctcctctaagtattttctggttgtattttaagcaaaaaaaaaaaaaaaaggcactGTAGTCATAAAAACTGCTAATACGACAAAGCTGGTGGTGACCTGAGACTTTTGCACAGTTCTGTACAAAGTCACTTATGGATAATGTTAACTGAAAAGAAAAGATTAAGGTAGCCTCTTGTTGTGTAAACAGAACATTTTCCTCTAAAGTAAACTAGTCTGTCCCCCTTGTAAGTCACTCTTTTGGACTTTTCTGAGCAAATTTAACAAAGCTGCTTAAAATATGCAACCAATGGACTCGCTGAAAAGAAGACAACTAGCAGACTGTGCGATATTAACAGCACGCCTCATATACTGTAAACAGCCACCACCTGCTTTCTCTCCTACACAGCCAGTCTTTCTGTCATATGCTGCCAGCCTATGTTAGATTTGGCAATGTAGACAATGAATTGATTCCGATTGGGTGTTGCAAAACCAGTGCCTTACGTGACGAAATTTTGTTAAAAGTACGTGTGAGCGCATGGATGTTACAAGTGCAATGCGCGCGGATTGTATTTCTGCAAGCAAGCGTAAGCAGCGCGTTGAGTGAAGGCGGCGATTATGATGATGCCTGGGGTCCGGTAAATGTGACCATCTCCTGATTTGTTTCACTTCTCAAATCTGTGTCCAACGGAGGATTGAGCCAACTACCTTGGGGAGATCTCGTCACAATGACTTTCAAAAACATCTCCGTGGATTTATTCTTTAAGTTTTTTATCTTGGAAAATTACTCTTCGTTTTTTAATTTCTCAGTGGACGAGATATATGACAGAGGAGCGAGTTATGAGTCTGATTCACACAGACCGACAATCAGAGCGCTGCTTATCGTCGCGTACTCCGTTATTATCGTCATCTCACTCTTTGGAAACTTGGTGGTTTGTCACGTTGTTATTAAGAATAAACGAATGCACTCAGTcacaagtttttttattatgaaTTTAGCCATTGCTGACATTCTTATAACTGTTCTCAACACGCCTTTTACACTGGTGAGTTTCACAAGATTTTCTTATTTACCGAAGAATAAAAGGAAAAGAATATATATTATAGAATTGTCATTGTTAGTaatattaagattttatttacataaaatttcaGCGCCATTTCAATAAATTAGTCTATTGTGacatagatttttttaagtttaaaacaaTTTGCACTGGGGTTTCTCCATGATTTTAGTTTGGTAAAAGTGTATTaaccatgatttttttttttttttttgcctgatCGATATTTGTATTAGTAGTTAAACCACAAATATCATGGTTCTGCAAATACCATGCAAGAAAAATCCCTTATGAAAATAATAAAGGGTTTTACTACAGGACCACAGTATGATATTTGTAACCACAAATAGTCTTACCACAATAACCATAGTTTAGCCATTGTATTTATAGTAAAACTGTTGTAATACAAATGTAATTAATCTAAATAATCTATAATAAAGCAATGGTTAATTTTTCCTAAGGGAAATACCATATGTGGGAGAACATATAAATACACCACATTAAAAGTCTATCTCTTTAGAAAagtctttaaagggatagttcacccaaacattctgtcatcatttctcatgttgttctaaacatgtatgaatttctttcttctgataaacacaaaatgaGATATTTTGATGGTAAGCAAACATCTGATTGTatccattgacttcaatagtgGGAAAAAATAATATGGAATTCAATAGGTACagtgtaggggagagcgggttAAGTTAAACTTAACATAATGTCTAACATTTACTGAGCACCATAAATCACAATGGATCATACCagatgaaagaaggaagtcttgGACATATATGTtgtattcattacattttcatatcTTATCTCATTACGGAGTAGTATATTGTTGAATAGAGAATATTTAcctgtgacaacttaccccactctcccctactcaCCATTATTTATCACAATAATTCCGGaatatttgtttttctactatgaaagtcaatggttacaataagatgtgtgcttaccatcatttatcaaaatatattttttgtgttcatcagaaaaaagcaattcatacagatttaacAGGGGGgtgaaaaaatcattttgggtgaactattaaGTGTTAATAAAGTTTAATCTGTAGTGCATTTGTTTACATATAATTAACCTAATTCTGTGTTTAGGTGCGCTTTGTACACAGAACATGGGTGTTTGGGAAGGCAATGTGCCATGTGAGCCGCTTTGCACAGTATTGCTCTGTTCATGTCTCTGCCCTCACACTGGTTGCCATCGCTATTgacagatatcaggtaagtatACAGTACACTCCACATACTCGTACACACACCTACTCATATACACTTTCACACTTATTCAAACACATTCATTAAGATATAATCATAAGTTAAataactaattcaactaattcaacACCACTGTGTTCATGAGTCATTTATAATCTCTCATAAAGACttcttattaaagaaaacattttgagtGATCAATGTGCAGTCTCAAGTGATAACGCTGTTGTCTATCAGGTGGTGATGCACCCGATGAGAAAGAGGATGTCTCGGGTTAAGGGAGTGGCCTGGATCGGGGTTATCTGGGTGATGGGGTCCTGCTTCTCTCTACCTCATGCAATCTACCAGACACTGATTCGCTTTGAATTTTTGTATGAACTCTTCCTACCTTCATTTGAAGTGTTTCAATTGTGCCTGAATAGAGAAAGTTAACAGCATAAAATAGATCAGAAAACCATTTCACCCAGTGAAGCCTCTTGTTGTATTTAATCCTTCACCCTTTAACACCTCTGATTATTCCTTCTTGTTAAAAGCTTTGTAAATGCCATATTCCAAATTTGAATGGAAGCATGTCcacattaagatttttttacaatgcataaaatgaagaaaaatatgCTTGTTTTTTGTTCCATGACAAATGTCACGCTAAAAGATTTTtcgttttgtctttttttagcaataaaaggGTACGGCTGGTATGTCTGCCTAACTTTCCACACCcctctgatctcttc
Coding sequences within it:
- the gpr83 gene encoding G-protein coupled receptor 83; the protein is MTFKNISVDLFFKFFILENYSSFFNFSVDEIYDRGASYESDSHRPTIRALLIVAYSVIIVISLFGNLVVCHVVIKNKRMHSVTSFFIMNLAIADILITVLNTPFTLVRFVHRTWVFGKAMCHVSRFAQYCSVHVSALTLVAIAIDRYQVVMHPMRKRMSRVKGVAWIGVIWVMGSCFSLPHAIYQTLIRFEFFNKRVRLVCLPNFPHPSDLFWKYLDLTTFILLYVLPVAIISISYLVVAKKVWFRNAVGDVTLAQSAALRRRKKTTLKMLIAVVAVFAVCWFPLNCYVVLLSSNMIQANNAVYFTFHWLAMSSTCYNPFIYSWLNHNFRAELRALPLLGRLAKVNAIQQS